One genomic segment of Spirochaetota bacterium includes these proteins:
- a CDS encoding methyl-accepting chemotaxis protein translates to MNFTYPLTMVEILVPAICTGLLFTGMFFFSYIFINTRFRLQLSSAILGIVGLVFALGETTVVVMGGKYHIASPAMRIYSIEILATMSFLFAFPYMAMHFLTLSKAWHRVNKFILLIGSIIFAGFTVIAVFFPDLFLSVTKQSSESVQIESYFGRGVRGPLYQVRDLILSVLMLYALVVYIAEIAMHGINRAVAVQFFGAVFIIYSAVNDLLQVYLGYNIDLWPHMKFSRFAIGVTVFILTIMLSSLNRFVDALLKAKRDEESLLTLNGLNQKIILSAKESIMLSQKQGETLTESMRLSGSSLEEMRLNLSTIEGSVAQELEHVRESDRQNATLGLGVHGIIDATSGIRTKNTEFKRLVEEQASSITEVSAATEEISANTESVRVVAEKASRSAHDLNALASTGNSLMENAALGMEKVKSATQSVREFVKVISTIASQTNLLAMNASIEASHAGQFGKGFAVVAQEIRKLAENANGQAGLAREALKGIEESVNATTGSLATATDRFSGIVREAQNVSTVIAEVSNAMQEQATGINEIIKSMTLVAKVANDVTSGYANIDEFISDVVNKATNVETASRTVSTSLTELTLLSESIKRSIAEITHEADEIMNAMHAVNDLSAEAAQGLVNLRAIIDRTGR, encoded by the coding sequence ATGAATTTCACGTATCCGTTGACGATGGTGGAGATACTGGTGCCGGCGATCTGCACCGGGCTGTTATTCACCGGTATGTTCTTTTTTTCGTACATCTTCATCAATACCAGGTTCCGGCTGCAGCTGTCCTCCGCGATACTCGGTATCGTTGGGCTGGTGTTCGCGCTCGGCGAAACGACGGTGGTCGTCATGGGCGGCAAATACCATATCGCTTCCCCGGCGATGCGAATATACAGTATCGAGATACTGGCGACCATGTCGTTCCTTTTCGCTTTCCCCTATATGGCGATGCATTTTCTTACGCTGTCCAAGGCGTGGCATCGCGTCAATAAATTCATCCTGCTCATCGGAAGCATCATATTCGCCGGTTTTACCGTCATCGCCGTGTTCTTCCCGGACCTGTTCCTGTCGGTAACGAAACAGAGCAGTGAATCGGTGCAGATAGAATCCTATTTCGGGCGCGGTGTACGCGGGCCGCTCTATCAGGTGCGCGATCTTATCCTGAGCGTGCTCATGCTCTATGCGCTCGTCGTGTACATCGCCGAGATCGCCATGCATGGGATCAATCGAGCGGTTGCGGTACAGTTCTTCGGAGCGGTATTCATCATCTATTCCGCCGTGAACGATCTCTTGCAGGTGTATCTCGGCTACAATATCGACCTGTGGCCGCACATGAAATTCTCCCGTTTCGCCATCGGGGTGACGGTGTTCATCCTCACCATCATGTTAAGCAGCCTGAATCGTTTTGTGGATGCGCTCCTGAAGGCGAAGCGCGACGAGGAATCGCTCCTTACGCTCAATGGGCTTAACCAGAAGATAATCCTTTCCGCAAAAGAGAGCATCATGCTCTCCCAGAAGCAGGGAGAAACACTTACCGAAAGCATGCGATTGTCCGGATCGTCGCTCGAAGAGATGCGGCTGAACCTGTCCACCATCGAAGGGAGCGTTGCGCAGGAACTTGAGCATGTGCGCGAGAGCGACAGGCAGAACGCGACGCTCGGGCTCGGTGTGCACGGCATCATCGATGCTACGAGCGGCATACGCACGAAGAACACTGAATTCAAACGGCTCGTCGAGGAACAGGCATCGAGCATAACTGAAGTGAGCGCCGCTACCGAGGAGATATCCGCCAATACGGAGAGCGTGCGTGTCGTTGCGGAGAAAGCGAGCCGCTCCGCGCATGATCTCAATGCGCTCGCGAGCACGGGCAATTCGCTCATGGAGAACGCCGCGCTTGGCATGGAGAAGGTGAAGAGCGCCACGCAGTCGGTGCGTGAGTTCGTGAAAGTGATATCGACCATCGCGTCGCAGACGAACCTCCTCGCCATGAACGCGTCCATCGAGGCGTCGCATGCGGGGCAGTTCGGCAAGGGCTTTGCCGTTGTGGCGCAGGAGATACGAAAGCTCGCCGAGAACGCGAACGGGCAGGCGGGGCTGGCGAGAGAGGCGCTTAAGGGCATTGAGGAGAGCGTGAACGCAACGACCGGCTCGCTTGCAACGGCAACCGACCGGTTCTCCGGCATCGTCAGGGAAGCGCAGAACGTATCGACGGTGATAGCGGAAGTGTCCAACGCCATGCAGGAGCAGGCCACCGGCATCAATGAGATCATAAAATCGATGACGCTCGTTGCGAAGGTCGCCAATGATGTGACGAGCGGTTATGCGAACATCGATGAATTCATATCCGATGTGGTGAACAAGGCGACGAACGTGGAAACGGCGTCGCGGACGGTATCGACATCGCTCACGGAGCTTACGCTCCTGTCCGAATCCATAAAGAGGAGCATAGCGGAGATAACGCATGAGGCCGATGAGATAATGAACGCGATGCATGCGGTCAACGATCTCTCGGCGGAGGCGGCGCAGGGGCTTGTGAACCTGCGCGCGATAATAGACAGGACGGGACGCTAG
- a CDS encoding diacylglycerol kinase family protein yields the protein MRTKFVNNRRGTATKAVINKIYSKKRSHTSVFIKLSNSFFWSMKGLLFAVKNERSLQIELGIAALAIALGVIAGITPGKWIVLVFSIGLMLICELINTAMELICDHMVKKQYDKTIEIVKDIMSGTVLLCTINLTVLGVIILIIPIVERIIAIAAR from the coding sequence ATGCGCACTAAATTCGTGAATAATCGCCGCGGTACGGCTACCAAAGCCGTGATAAATAAGATCTATTCGAAAAAACGCTCGCACACATCGGTGTTCATAAAATTGAGCAACAGCTTTTTCTGGTCAATGAAGGGCCTTCTATTCGCCGTGAAGAACGAACGCAGCCTTCAGATAGAGCTCGGTATCGCGGCGCTCGCCATAGCGCTCGGCGTCATCGCCGGCATTACACCGGGCAAATGGATAGTGCTCGTCTTTTCCATCGGGCTCATGCTGATCTGCGAACTTATCAATACCGCCATGGAACTTATCTGCGACCATATGGTGAAAAAACAGTACGATAAGACCATCGAGATAGTGAAGGACATCATGTCCGGCACCGTGCTCCTCTGCACGATAAATCTCACCGTGCTCGGCGTCATCATCCTCATCATACCGATCGTTGAGCGCATCATCGCAATCGCCGCGCGCTAG
- the rfbB gene encoding dTDP-glucose 4,6-dehydratase produces the protein MATVLVTGGAGFIGSNFILHYLKAHPGDIVINYDALTYAGNLANLKAVELEKRYRFVKGDICDGALLTRTLTEHAVTHVVHFAAESHVDRSITGPDTFIRTNIEGTFRLLEAVRASKGVEKFLHVSTDEVYGSLGATGYFTETTPYAPNSPYSASKASSDMLVRAYHHTYGMNVLTTNCSNNYGPFQFPEKLIPLMIINALAGKKLPVYGDGKNVRDWLYVLDHCEAIDTVLAKGIIGETYNIGGNNEKMNIDIVRTVLSLLGKGEDLIEYVKDRPGHDRRYAIDASKIKRELGWAPRYTFDTGIRETVEWYLSNKSWWEGIVSGEYQRYYERQYTQR, from the coding sequence ATGGCAACAGTACTGGTCACCGGCGGCGCAGGGTTCATCGGAAGCAATTTCATACTGCATTATCTCAAAGCGCATCCCGGCGATATCGTCATCAACTATGATGCGCTTACGTATGCGGGGAATCTTGCCAACCTGAAGGCCGTTGAGCTTGAGAAGCGATACCGATTCGTAAAAGGCGATATCTGCGACGGTGCGCTCCTCACAAGGACCTTGACCGAGCACGCGGTAACGCATGTCGTTCACTTTGCGGCGGAGTCGCATGTCGATCGGAGCATAACGGGACCCGATACGTTCATACGCACGAACATCGAGGGGACGTTCCGTCTGCTCGAGGCCGTGCGCGCGTCGAAGGGCGTGGAAAAATTCCTGCATGTCTCCACGGACGAAGTATACGGCTCGCTCGGTGCGACGGGGTATTTCACGGAAACGACGCCGTATGCGCCCAACAGCCCGTACTCGGCGAGCAAGGCATCGAGCGATATGCTCGTGCGTGCGTACCATCACACCTACGGGATGAACGTGCTCACGACGAATTGCTCCAACAATTACGGGCCGTTCCAGTTCCCGGAGAAGCTCATACCGCTCATGATCATCAATGCGCTTGCCGGAAAGAAGCTCCCGGTGTACGGCGACGGGAAGAACGTGCGCGACTGGCTCTATGTGCTCGATCACTGCGAGGCGATCGATACGGTGCTCGCGAAGGGGATCATCGGCGAGACGTACAATATCGGCGGCAATAATGAGAAGATGAACATCGATATCGTGCGCACGGTGCTCTCGCTGCTCGGCAAGGGCGAGGATCTCATCGAGTACGTGAAGGACAGGCCTGGGCACGACAGACGGTATGCGATAGACGCATCGAAAATAAAGCGAGAACTCGGGTGGGCGCCGCGGTATACGTTCGATACGGGCATTCGCGAGACGGTCGAATGGTACCTTTCCAATAAAAGCTGGTGGGAAGGTATCGTGAGCGGCGAGTACCAGCGGTATTACGAACGGCAGTACACGCAACGATGA